In Rhizobium oryzihabitans, one DNA window encodes the following:
- a CDS encoding TonB-dependent receptor domain-containing protein — translation MALTRFGAASGIQILYDASLTKGLKTSGAAGALQPRDALGKLLDGTGLSFRFTAPDRVTVSNASQAQEATSADGSLVLETITVTGKSGRYGSPDAPYGTDAPTAYISGEDIDRFRGSSPADMFRGTAGVMSGEARNGAGAIDVNIRGMQGMGRVATTIDGAENSVTVYQGYQGVSNRTYVDPDFIAGVDITKGADAASFGNAGSVAMRTVSADDIVKDGEKWGLKVKGGFGTNSSSPKDGALGGYSYQSGVGTATPSADGMDRPAFLKPTTGSGSVIGAYKGEDIDVVAGYAHRRQGNYHAGSHGPVASPKNIGNTKYWGGILPNTMINEGLVNYRGGEEVLNTELETQSLLAKVTARLSDDQTFQIGYMGYRSEAGDRLASRLTSNTGQAQQQEQTVSTSLDTFTARYNWNPEDNDLIDFKSNFYFNHLEVRNPVRGGRGLTPEKIGLPSGFRVGTDTNMWGAEITNRSQFSSDYGDLDLNYGISYRAEDTNGSEHAAVLEGWLTPRDAIRHEGAAFAKAAYKPVDWLTLNGGLRYSHYWLKDRFDPYEKYQAQGKPIGLTVDDGGFSPSAGVTVEPFDNTQFYANYSNTLRSPSIIESVSAFNSVIANAGVQPERSSNWEIGTNIIRDGILSDDDTAMIKFGYFNWDVKNYISRTVVTEPVLTLNIGNIPRAKFSGLELSGRYTNGGFSADLSANYFLNVEYCRTTQTCDSKSLYGDYATNHVQPEYTVDLTLSQKFLEDRLTVGGRISYVGPRAIGHGDVTAQGASEFIALVDWEPYTLVDLFTEYKINDNMTASLRVENLFDRFYVDPLGLVTQPGPGRTIYASLTATIGGGEALPGLSPFSSPTDSAFVRDWTGFNVGAHAGGDFLNIAGNTTSLDGTFSDAAARESADFNMRGGAFGLHAGYDRQLENGFVVGVEADYTKTYLRGIEKFASTDATLAKNGHVDATTSYDIDWTAGLRAKLGYAVNDRLLVYSTAGLALARETQWRDQYVSDSASATNPMGSETTAFFVEKASGTRTGFTIGLGAEYALNENWSIRADYSYSHFRAKSFKFKNARAGTGKDYQTSEQTGTEMIDPGLANDPNMAWLCAIYPEVCAPYESPVYEYVDHAGTSGIANGRNASNSLNMHAIKVGLNYRF, via the coding sequence GTGGCCCTGACGCGATTTGGCGCGGCGAGCGGCATACAGATTCTCTACGATGCGTCTTTGACGAAGGGGCTGAAAACCTCCGGCGCAGCCGGTGCCCTTCAGCCGCGCGATGCGCTCGGCAAGCTTCTGGACGGCACCGGCCTGAGCTTCCGCTTCACGGCACCCGATCGCGTGACGGTCTCCAACGCATCGCAGGCGCAGGAGGCGACCTCGGCGGACGGTTCGCTCGTGCTGGAAACAATCACCGTCACCGGCAAAAGCGGGCGATACGGCAGCCCCGACGCACCCTACGGAACCGACGCGCCGACGGCCTATATTTCGGGCGAGGATATCGACCGCTTCCGCGGCTCAAGCCCTGCCGACATGTTTCGCGGCACGGCTGGCGTCATGTCTGGCGAGGCGCGCAACGGCGCGGGCGCCATCGACGTCAATATTCGCGGCATGCAGGGAATGGGCCGCGTCGCCACCACGATAGACGGCGCCGAGAATTCCGTGACGGTCTATCAGGGCTATCAGGGCGTCTCGAACCGCACCTATGTCGATCCCGATTTCATCGCCGGCGTCGACATTACCAAGGGGGCAGACGCCGCTTCCTTCGGCAATGCCGGCTCGGTCGCGATGAGGACGGTCAGTGCCGATGACATCGTCAAGGACGGTGAAAAATGGGGCCTCAAGGTCAAGGGCGGTTTTGGCACCAATTCTTCAAGCCCGAAGGATGGCGCGCTGGGCGGCTACAGCTATCAGTCCGGCGTGGGCACCGCGACACCATCTGCCGACGGGATGGATCGCCCCGCCTTCCTCAAGCCAACGACCGGCTCGGGCAGTGTGATCGGCGCCTATAAGGGCGAGGACATCGATGTCGTTGCGGGTTATGCGCATCGTCGCCAGGGCAATTATCACGCCGGCAGCCACGGCCCCGTCGCCTCCCCGAAAAACATCGGCAATACGAAATATTGGGGCGGCATTCTTCCCAACACGATGATCAATGAAGGCCTGGTCAACTACCGAGGGGGCGAGGAAGTCCTCAACACCGAGCTGGAAACGCAATCTCTTCTGGCAAAAGTGACCGCGCGCCTTTCGGACGACCAGACATTCCAGATCGGTTATATGGGATATAGAAGCGAGGCCGGGGACCGGCTTGCCTCGCGGCTGACCTCGAATACCGGACAGGCGCAGCAACAGGAGCAGACGGTCAGCACCAGCCTCGACACGTTCACGGCGAGATACAACTGGAACCCCGAGGATAATGATCTCATCGACTTCAAGTCGAATTTCTACTTCAACCATCTCGAAGTCCGAAATCCCGTGCGCGGCGGGCGAGGACTGACGCCCGAAAAAATCGGCCTGCCATCCGGTTTCCGGGTCGGCACCGACACCAATATGTGGGGAGCGGAAATTACCAACCGCTCGCAATTCAGCTCGGATTACGGTGACCTCGATCTGAACTACGGCATTTCCTACCGGGCCGAGGACACCAATGGCAGCGAGCACGCCGCTGTTCTCGAGGGGTGGCTGACGCCGCGCGATGCCATTCGTCATGAAGGTGCCGCTTTCGCAAAGGCAGCCTACAAGCCCGTTGACTGGCTGACCCTGAATGGCGGCCTGCGATACTCGCATTATTGGCTCAAGGATCGATTTGATCCTTACGAAAAATATCAGGCCCAGGGCAAACCCATCGGCCTGACGGTGGATGACGGGGGTTTCAGCCCGTCTGCCGGCGTGACGGTGGAACCGTTCGACAATACGCAGTTCTACGCCAACTATTCGAATACGCTCAGATCGCCATCCATCATCGAATCCGTCTCCGCCTTCAACAGCGTGATCGCCAATGCCGGCGTCCAGCCGGAACGGTCCAGCAACTGGGAAATCGGCACCAACATCATTCGCGACGGCATTCTGTCCGACGACGATACCGCCATGATCAAGTTCGGTTATTTCAATTGGGACGTGAAGAATTACATATCGCGCACGGTGGTGACCGAACCGGTGCTGACCCTCAATATCGGCAACATTCCCCGGGCTAAATTTTCAGGTCTCGAACTCTCCGGCCGTTACACCAATGGCGGCTTTTCGGCGGACCTTTCGGCCAATTATTTCCTGAACGTCGAATATTGCCGCACGACCCAGACCTGCGACAGCAAGTCCCTCTACGGCGACTATGCGACCAACCATGTTCAGCCGGAATATACGGTGGACCTGACGCTCTCGCAGAAATTCCTCGAGGACCGGCTGACGGTCGGCGGCCGCATCTCTTATGTCGGGCCGCGCGCCATCGGACATGGCGATGTCACGGCGCAGGGCGCCTCCGAATTCATCGCTCTCGTGGACTGGGAACCCTATACGCTGGTCGACCTGTTTACCGAATACAAGATCAACGACAACATGACCGCGAGCCTGCGCGTGGAAAACCTGTTCGATCGTTTCTATGTCGATCCTCTCGGCCTTGTCACACAGCCGGGACCGGGCCGGACGATCTATGCCAGCCTCACGGCAACCATTGGCGGCGGCGAAGCCCTGCCCGGCCTCTCCCCCTTCAGCAGCCCGACGGACAGCGCCTTCGTTCGCGACTGGACCGGCTTTAATGTGGGTGCTCATGCGGGCGGCGATTTCCTGAATATCGCAGGAAATACGACCTCTCTGGATGGAACGTTCAGCGATGCAGCCGCGCGGGAATCTGCCGATTTCAACATGCGCGGCGGCGCATTCGGGCTGCATGCGGGTTATGACCGGCAGCTCGAAAACGGCTTTGTCGTCGGCGTCGAGGCCGATTACACCAAAACCTATCTTCGCGGCATCGAAAAGTTCGCCTCCACCGATGCCACACTGGCGAAAAACGGGCATGTGGACGCAACCACCAGCTACGACATCGACTGGACTGCCGGGCTGCGCGCAAAACTCGGATATGCCGTCAACGACAGGCTGCTGGTTTATTCGACCGCCGGTCTGGCGCTTGCCCGGGAAACCCAATGGCGCGACCAGTATGTCTCAGACAGTGCGAGCGCTACCAACCCCATGGGTTCCGAAACAACGGCATTCTTCGTAGAGAAGGCTTCGGGCACGCGAACCGGCTTCACCATCGGGCTCGGCGCGGAATATGCCTTGAACGAAAACTGGTCGATCAGGGCGGATTACAGCTACAGCCATTTCCGCGCCAAGTCCTTCAAGTTCAAGAATGCCCGCGCCGGCACCGGCAAGGACTACCAGACGAGCGAGCAGACCGGCACCGAGATGATCGACCCCGGTTTGGCCAATGATCCCAATATGGCCTGGCTTTGCGCCATCTATCCGGAAGTTTGCGCTCCCTATGAATCGCCGGTTTACGAATATGTCGACCACGCCGGCACTTCGGGAATAGCAAACGGCCGCAATGCCTCGAATTCGCTGAACATGCATGCCATCAAGGTCGGGCTGAACTATCGCTTCTGA
- a CDS encoding transglycosylase SLT domain-containing protein: MAFAFCLLAISSGVAGAEEPAEEKASCAYTHDVAPELCIRVGSYNTDLCHAMEVLAGRHAVPPDYFARLIWRESLFRADAVSPKGAEGIAQFMPGTARLRGLEDSFNIIAALEASSRYLSELKTQFGNFGLAAAAYNAGEAGLRTFIATGRLPMETRDYVFAITGYPVENWKDNPPEKAAPALDDNRSFIDACLRLADTRTMNDPVLISSADWAPWGVQLAAHYNPAVANRLFTRAIGQLAEPLNAERALIVRQRGGNFGSRPRYAARIGRETRGEANQLCGAIRQAGVPCTVFRNR, encoded by the coding sequence CTGGCTTTTGCCTTCTGTCTGCTGGCCATTAGCTCTGGCGTAGCCGGGGCGGAAGAGCCGGCAGAGGAAAAGGCGTCCTGCGCCTACACCCACGACGTTGCGCCGGAATTGTGCATCCGCGTTGGCAGCTACAATACTGATCTGTGTCATGCCATGGAGGTTCTGGCCGGGCGCCATGCCGTTCCGCCGGATTATTTCGCCCGGCTCATCTGGCGGGAAAGCCTGTTCCGGGCCGATGCCGTCAGCCCGAAGGGCGCCGAGGGCATCGCCCAGTTCATGCCGGGAACCGCCAGGCTGCGCGGCCTTGAAGACAGTTTCAACATCATCGCCGCTCTTGAGGCATCCTCGCGTTACCTGTCGGAGCTGAAGACGCAATTCGGGAATTTCGGTCTTGCGGCGGCGGCCTATAATGCGGGCGAGGCGGGACTGCGGACATTCATCGCCACCGGTCGCCTGCCGATGGAAACCCGGGACTATGTCTTTGCGATTACCGGATATCCCGTTGAAAACTGGAAGGACAATCCGCCGGAAAAGGCGGCCCCGGCGCTCGATGACAACAGGTCCTTCATCGATGCCTGTCTGCGTCTGGCCGATACCCGTACCATGAACGATCCTGTGCTGATTTCCTCGGCCGACTGGGCTCCCTGGGGCGTGCAGCTTGCCGCGCATTATAACCCGGCGGTGGCAAACCGGCTTTTCACCCGCGCGATAGGCCAGCTTGCGGAACCGCTTAACGCTGAACGCGCCTTGATCGTGCGCCAACGCGGCGGGAATTTCGGTTCGCGCCCGCGTTATGCCGCCCGCATCGGCCGCGAAACACGTGGCGAAGCCAATCAGCTTTGCGGTGCAATCCGGCAGGCCGGCGTTCCCTGCACCGTGTTTCGCAACAGGTAG